In Dysgonomonadaceae bacterium zrk40, one genomic interval encodes:
- a CDS encoding alpha-L-arabinofuranosidase, whose amino-acid sequence MKKFFLPVFITTLLFVLPTEKNLYANEPDSAYLFAYGEENGSGLYFAWSIDKLQWNAIGHHHTFLRSDYGRWGSQKRMYNPYLYRAPNGEWHCTWSLNHEDGAVAHTVSSDLVYWKPQSYPVLMAGGNCLNPEIEYDPHKNGFHIIWQSDNPTEGLFKSFTNDFRHFSPATGLDKHPDNRSELTIGGAVKKGTVHWVSWKEVNRLFSSQRETAYKQLLNSERVAMNPDQFRNPITVNITPDSKEKKSISDLLIGIFYEDINYAADGGLYAELVQNRGFEYSLSDKEGNDKTWNNRYAWSSTHMDAFHIDSLSPIHPNNPHYAVLEIEHNGVALINDGFNGIPVKVGEKYDLSLFARSPEKKRGPVKVRLTGKNGEIYGETTTGRIGNKWKKMKAVITVSATAPDARIELLPQQTGRVELDMISLFPQNTFKGRKNGMRADLAQTLADLKPRFMRFPGGCVAHGDGIGNIYRWENTIGPLEARKPQRNLWGYHQSFGLGYFEYFQFCEDIGAEPIPVVAAGVPCQNSAHHGCVIGGQQGGIPMEEMDVYIQSILNLIEYANGDAKSEWGKKRAEAGHPEPFNLKYIGVGNEDLISDIFTERFRMIYDAIRKHYPEITVIGTAGPFSEGSDYTEGWKLATELGVELVDEHYYQPPGWYLNNQDYYDRYDRTKAKVYLGEYAAHVPGRHNNLETALSEALHLINVERNGDIVEMTSYAPLLAKEGNTQWNPDLIYFNNSEVKPTVGYHVQKLFGNHAGNEYYSSLIVASDNREDIRKRIASSFVTDAETNDLIIKMVNLLPVDVSSTIDLSEMNIAQGEEANLTVMNGDPDDKSVTPVESTLSVSEELNYQLPAYSFSVIRLKRNNNTNLK is encoded by the coding sequence ATGAAAAAATTTTTCTTGCCGGTTTTCATTACAACACTCCTGTTTGTTCTACCGACAGAGAAGAATCTGTATGCAAATGAACCCGACTCAGCCTATCTCTTCGCCTACGGCGAAGAGAACGGGAGCGGTCTTTACTTTGCCTGGAGCATTGACAAACTGCAATGGAATGCCATCGGTCATCACCACACCTTTCTGAGATCGGATTACGGCAGGTGGGGGTCACAGAAAAGAATGTACAATCCCTACCTCTACCGTGCACCCAATGGAGAGTGGCATTGCACCTGGAGTCTGAACCACGAAGATGGCGCTGTAGCCCATACGGTCTCCTCCGATCTTGTTTACTGGAAGCCGCAATCATACCCGGTACTGATGGCCGGAGGAAACTGCCTGAACCCTGAGATCGAATACGATCCACACAAAAATGGGTTTCACATCATCTGGCAGAGTGATAATCCCACCGAAGGGCTCTTCAAAAGCTTCACCAACGATTTCAGACACTTCTCTCCCGCAACCGGTCTGGATAAGCATCCGGACAACAGGAGTGAACTCACAATCGGAGGTGCAGTGAAGAAAGGGACGGTTCACTGGGTATCATGGAAAGAGGTCAACCGGCTTTTCAGCTCACAAAGGGAAACTGCATATAAGCAGTTGCTGAACAGTGAGAGGGTAGCCATGAACCCCGATCAGTTTCGCAATCCAATTACCGTCAACATTACTCCTGACAGCAAGGAGAAGAAATCGATCAGTGACCTGTTGATTGGCATCTTCTATGAAGACATCAACTATGCTGCTGACGGCGGCCTCTATGCGGAACTGGTACAAAACCGCGGATTTGAATATTCGTTGAGCGACAAGGAGGGAAATGATAAAACCTGGAACAACCGCTATGCCTGGTCCTCAACCCATATGGATGCATTTCATATCGACTCCCTCTCTCCCATCCACCCCAACAACCCCCACTACGCAGTGCTGGAGATTGAGCATAATGGGGTTGCACTGATCAACGATGGATTCAACGGGATACCGGTCAAGGTGGGAGAGAAATATGACTTGTCACTCTTTGCCCGGAGCCCGGAGAAAAAAAGAGGCCCTGTCAAGGTGCGCCTTACCGGCAAGAACGGTGAAATCTATGGTGAGACAACCACAGGTCGCATTGGCAACAAATGGAAAAAAATGAAGGCGGTGATCACCGTTTCCGCAACTGCACCCGATGCGCGCATTGAGTTACTGCCCCAGCAAACAGGAAGAGTTGAGCTCGATATGATCTCATTGTTTCCTCAAAATACATTCAAAGGACGTAAGAACGGAATGCGGGCTGACCTGGCACAAACGTTGGCCGACCTCAAACCGCGGTTCATGCGCTTCCCCGGAGGCTGTGTGGCGCACGGCGACGGCATCGGCAACATCTATCGCTGGGAAAACACAATCGGTCCCCTTGAAGCACGCAAGCCACAACGCAACCTCTGGGGCTACCACCAGTCGTTCGGATTGGGATATTTTGAGTATTTCCAGTTCTGTGAAGACATTGGAGCCGAACCAATTCCGGTGGTTGCAGCCGGCGTTCCCTGTCAGAACTCGGCTCACCATGGTTGTGTAATTGGGGGACAACAGGGAGGGATCCCCATGGAGGAGATGGATGTTTACATCCAATCGATCCTCAACCTGATCGAGTATGCCAACGGCGATGCAAAATCGGAATGGGGTAAGAAACGAGCAGAGGCAGGACATCCGGAACCTTTCAACCTGAAATACATCGGTGTGGGGAACGAAGATTTGATCTCCGACATCTTCACTGAACGGTTCAGGATGATATACGACGCCATCAGGAAGCACTATCCCGAAATTACAGTTATTGGTACCGCAGGGCCTTTCAGCGAAGGTTCTGATTACACCGAAGGGTGGAAGCTGGCAACCGAACTGGGAGTGGAACTGGTGGATGAGCATTATTACCAACCGCCCGGCTGGTACCTCAACAACCAGGACTATTACGACCGGTACGACCGGACAAAAGCAAAAGTATATCTGGGTGAATATGCAGCGCATGTGCCCGGCCGCCATAACAACCTGGAAACGGCCCTCAGCGAAGCACTCCACCTGATCAATGTGGAACGCAACGGTGATATCGTGGAAATGACCTCCTACGCCCCTCTGTTGGCGAAAGAAGGCAACACGCAATGGAATCCCGATCTGATATACTTCAACAACAGTGAAGTGAAACCCACTGTCGGTTATCATGTACAGAAGCTGTTCGGAAATCATGCGGGCAATGAATATTATTCAAGCCTCATCGTGGCGTCAGACAATCGTGAAGATATTCGCAAACGAATCGCATCTTCATTTGTGACGGATGCAGAAACCAATGACTTGATCATCAAGATGGTGAATCTGTTGCCGGTAGATGTCTCCTCAACCATCGATCTCTCGGAGATGAATATTGCACAGGGTGAAGAAGCAAACCTTACTGTCATGAACGGTGATCCGGACGACAAATCCGTAACACCGGTTGAATCGACCCTATCCGTCTCGGAGGAGCTGAATTACCAGTTACCGGCCTACTCATTTTCAGTGATCAGGCTAAAGAGAAACAACAACACAAATTTGAAATGA
- a CDS encoding glycoside hydrolase family 127 protein: MMNNKYFYISLLFIICAALAKAQENPKLNYFPLQDVRLLESPFKHAEDLNRDYLLEMDADRLLAPFLREAGLEPKAESYTNWENSGLDGHIGGHYLSALAQMFAATGDSEIESRLDYMLAELKRCQQANGNGYIGGVPGSKAVWDEIAAGKIDAGGFSLNGRWVPLYNIHKTFAGLRDAYLVAGKKDARDMLVAMSDWAINLTADLSDEQMQDMLRSEHGGLNEVFADVAAITGEEKYLTLAHRFSHNHVLDPLMAGRDELTGMHANTQIPKVIGFKRIADLEANESWDKAARFFWESVVTNRSVSIGGNSVSEHFNHVDDFSRMITSVEGPETCNTHNMLRLTSMLYRTDPESGYIDYYERALYNHILSSQNPHTGGLVYFTQMRPGHYRVYSQPHTSMWCCVGSGIENHSKYGEMIYAHTEDALYVNLFIPSRLQWKERQTEIIQENNFPYEGSTSITINPRGRKRFTLMLRSPQWAESEGIQIKVNEKKYNATEKDGYLAINRRWRKGDKVVMEMPMSVRVEQLPDHSNYYSFAYGPIILAAKTSDEQQTGLFADDSRGGHIAHGPQVPLKQIPLVVSEPAKLPSLVTPVAGKPLTFHLSSLYPDAYADGMELIPFFSLHESRYIIYWPQATAEEAEAIHKAIEKEEARRNELNGITLDRVVCGEQQPESDHFIATDRSRTGVNEDVHWREARGWFSYQMKNDKQNARYLYISYFDNDRSRNFDILVNDQQLESLSLNGMHGSEQQELLITLPEEMTNEKQLTVKFSAHAESNTGKIAEVRLLSEPFTVNPK; encoded by the coding sequence ATGATGAATAATAAATACTTCTACATCTCCTTACTTTTCATTATCTGTGCTGCGCTCGCCAAGGCACAGGAAAATCCGAAATTAAACTATTTCCCGCTACAGGATGTGAGGTTGTTGGAGAGCCCCTTCAAGCATGCTGAAGATCTGAACAGAGACTATCTCCTGGAAATGGACGCCGATCGTCTGCTTGCTCCCTTTCTCAGGGAGGCTGGACTCGAGCCCAAAGCGGAGAGCTACACCAACTGGGAGAACAGTGGTCTCGACGGTCATATCGGAGGGCATTACCTCTCCGCCCTGGCGCAGATGTTTGCTGCCACTGGTGATAGTGAGATTGAATCGCGACTGGATTACATGCTCGCCGAGCTGAAACGGTGTCAACAGGCAAACGGAAACGGCTATATCGGAGGCGTTCCCGGCAGCAAGGCTGTGTGGGATGAGATTGCAGCAGGCAAGATAGATGCCGGTGGATTCAGTCTCAACGGCAGGTGGGTGCCCCTCTACAACATACACAAGACCTTTGCGGGTCTCAGAGATGCCTACCTGGTTGCCGGTAAGAAGGATGCACGGGATATGCTGGTGGCGATGAGCGACTGGGCCATCAATCTAACAGCTGACCTGAGCGATGAACAGATGCAGGATATGCTCCGCAGCGAACATGGGGGCCTCAATGAGGTGTTTGCCGATGTGGCTGCCATCACCGGTGAGGAGAAGTACCTCACACTGGCACATAGATTCTCTCACAACCATGTGCTGGATCCACTCATGGCAGGGCGTGACGAGCTCACAGGCATGCATGCCAATACACAAATACCCAAGGTAATCGGCTTCAAGCGGATTGCCGACCTGGAAGCGAACGAGTCGTGGGACAAAGCCGCACGCTTCTTTTGGGAAAGCGTGGTGACCAACCGTTCGGTATCGATTGGCGGCAACAGCGTTTCGGAGCACTTCAACCATGTGGATGATTTCTCACGCATGATCACCTCTGTTGAGGGTCCCGAAACCTGCAACACACACAACATGTTGCGGCTCACCTCGATGCTCTACCGCACTGATCCCGAATCAGGCTATATCGATTACTATGAACGTGCCCTCTACAACCATATCCTCTCCTCGCAAAACCCACACACAGGTGGATTGGTCTATTTCACGCAGATGCGCCCCGGACACTATCGTGTCTACTCACAACCCCACACCAGCATGTGGTGCTGCGTGGGCTCGGGCATCGAAAACCATTCCAAGTATGGGGAGATGATCTATGCACATACCGAAGATGCGCTTTATGTCAATCTCTTCATCCCTTCCAGGCTGCAATGGAAAGAACGGCAGACAGAGATCATACAGGAGAACAATTTCCCCTATGAGGGAAGCACATCAATCACAATCAACCCTCGCGGCAGAAAACGGTTCACGCTGATGTTGCGTTCTCCCCAGTGGGCAGAGAGTGAAGGAATACAGATCAAGGTCAATGAAAAAAAATACAACGCAACAGAGAAAGATGGCTATCTGGCCATCAACAGGCGCTGGCGTAAAGGAGACAAGGTGGTGATGGAGATGCCGATGAGCGTGAGGGTGGAACAGCTCCCTGATCACTCGAACTACTACTCCTTTGCCTATGGGCCCATCATACTGGCCGCCAAAACTTCTGACGAGCAACAAACCGGACTCTTTGCGGATGACAGCCGTGGAGGACATATTGCCCACGGGCCGCAAGTACCGCTGAAACAGATACCGCTGGTAGTGAGTGAACCCGCGAAACTGCCTTCGTTGGTGACACCGGTAGCAGGGAAACCACTGACCTTCCACCTTTCCAGTCTATACCCGGATGCTTACGCCGATGGCATGGAGCTGATCCCTTTCTTCAGCCTGCATGAGTCCCGCTACATCATCTACTGGCCGCAGGCTACCGCAGAGGAGGCAGAAGCAATCCACAAGGCAATTGAGAAAGAGGAAGCCCGACGAAACGAGCTGAACGGTATAACCCTCGACAGGGTCGTATGTGGTGAACAGCAACCTGAATCGGATCACTTCATTGCAACAGATAGATCACGTACCGGTGTGAACGAAGATGTTCACTGGCGTGAAGCAAGGGGATGGTTCAGCTATCAGATGAAGAACGACAAACAAAACGCTCGTTATCTCTACATCAGCTACTTCGACAATGACCGCTCACGCAACTTCGACATACTTGTCAACGACCAACAACTGGAGTCGCTCTCTCTCAACGGCATGCATGGATCGGAGCAACAGGAACTGTTAATCACACTACCGGAAGAGATGACAAACGAGAAACAGCTCACCGTGAAATTTTCAGCCCATGCTGAAAGCAACACCGGCAAAATTGCAGAGGTCCGCCTACTCAGTGAACCATTTACAGTGAACCCGAAATGA
- a CDS encoding carbohydrate binding domain-containing protein, whose product MKKIFLFLTMICLSGGMFAQPNQYELVVDAKKTGAEIQSTMYGLFFEDINFGADGGLYAELVKNRSFDFPQNLMGWNIFGNVEVRNEGGPFERNPHYVRLDYSGHAHKHTGLENEGFRGIGIKQEGSYRFSVWARNSGQQPEQKIRIELVGSDNEAFVRKELTISSPEWKKYEVILTSPKEESKAMLRIFLTAEGPLDLEHLSLFPTDTWMGRENGLRRDLVEALDELNPGLFRFPGGCIIEGTDLETRYDWKKSVGPVENRPLNENRWHYTFAHRFFPDYFQTYGMGFYELFLLAEDMGAEPLPVVNVGLACQYQNDGEHCHVPIGELGDYIQDALDLIEFANGDPTSTWGKVRAEMGHPEPFNMKFIGIGNEQWGPEYPARLEKFIEAIRAQYPEMKIIGSSGPQAEGKDFEYLWPEMKRLKVDLVDEHYYRPPQWFLDNAARYDSYDRQGPKVFAGEYASHHETRANNFESALTEASFMTGLERNADIVHMATYAPLLAHVDAWQWRPDLIWFDNLRVVRSPNYYVQKLYGHHAGTHVLPLTLNKTPLTGQEGLYASSVIDKHKKEIIIKLSNVSTEKRVFNIRLEGPDKKSQLHQQVEVITLAAALDAENSLDNPAVVLPQSTYQTMQGNKLQLTVKPNSFNVVVIDYSN is encoded by the coding sequence ATGAAGAAAATCTTTTTATTTTTAACGATGATCTGTCTCTCCGGAGGCATGTTCGCACAACCAAATCAGTACGAACTGGTTGTAGACGCAAAAAAAACAGGTGCGGAAATACAGTCCACCATGTATGGACTCTTTTTCGAAGATATCAACTTCGGAGCAGATGGTGGTTTGTATGCCGAACTGGTGAAAAACCGCTCCTTCGATTTTCCACAAAACCTGATGGGATGGAATATCTTCGGAAACGTAGAGGTGCGTAACGAGGGAGGACCGTTTGAACGAAACCCCCACTATGTACGCCTGGACTACTCCGGGCATGCGCACAAACACACCGGACTGGAAAACGAGGGCTTCCGTGGCATCGGCATCAAGCAAGAGGGCAGCTATCGCTTCTCTGTATGGGCCCGCAACAGCGGCCAGCAGCCGGAACAAAAGATCCGTATCGAACTGGTGGGAAGTGACAACGAGGCTTTCGTGAGGAAGGAACTGACCATCAGCTCTCCTGAGTGGAAGAAATATGAGGTGATCCTCACCTCTCCCAAAGAGGAATCCAAAGCGATGTTGCGAATCTTCCTCACCGCCGAGGGACCACTCGACCTGGAACATCTCTCTCTCTTCCCCACCGACACATGGATGGGCAGGGAAAACGGTTTGCGACGTGATCTGGTGGAGGCACTCGACGAGCTGAACCCCGGATTGTTCCGATTCCCCGGTGGTTGCATCATAGAGGGAACCGACCTGGAAACACGCTACGATTGGAAGAAATCGGTAGGTCCGGTAGAAAACCGCCCGCTGAACGAGAATCGCTGGCACTACACCTTCGCACATCGGTTCTTCCCGGATTACTTCCAGACCTATGGCATGGGCTTCTATGAGCTCTTCCTGCTTGCTGAAGATATGGGAGCAGAGCCGTTGCCGGTGGTAAACGTGGGACTGGCTTGTCAGTACCAGAATGATGGCGAGCATTGTCACGTGCCAATCGGTGAACTGGGCGACTATATTCAGGATGCTCTTGACCTGATTGAGTTTGCCAACGGCGACCCCACCAGCACATGGGGCAAGGTAAGGGCTGAGATGGGACACCCCGAACCGTTCAACATGAAGTTCATCGGCATCGGTAACGAACAGTGGGGACCGGAGTATCCCGCCCGTCTTGAGAAGTTTATCGAGGCTATTCGTGCACAATACCCGGAGATGAAAATAATCGGCAGTTCAGGCCCGCAAGCCGAAGGGAAAGATTTTGAATACCTCTGGCCGGAGATGAAGAGATTGAAAGTGGACCTGGTGGATGAACACTACTACCGTCCCCCGCAGTGGTTCCTCGACAATGCAGCCCGCTATGACTCCTACGACCGCCAGGGTCCAAAGGTATTTGCAGGTGAATATGCCAGCCACCACGAGACCAGAGCCAACAACTTTGAGTCTGCACTCACCGAAGCATCATTCATGACCGGCCTGGAACGGAACGCTGACATCGTCCACATGGCAACCTACGCACCCCTCCTGGCACATGTCGATGCCTGGCAATGGCGCCCGGACCTGATCTGGTTCGACAACCTGCGCGTGGTTCGTTCACCGAACTACTATGTGCAGAAATTGTATGGACATCATGCAGGCACACATGTACTGCCCCTCACCTTGAACAAAACCCCGCTCACGGGTCAGGAGGGATTGTACGCCTCATCGGTGATCGACAAGCATAAAAAGGAGATCATCATCAAACTGAGCAATGTATCAACAGAAAAGAGGGTTTTCAACATCAGACTGGAGGGACCGGATAAGAAGTCACAACTGCATCAGCAAGTGGAGGTGATCACCCTCGCGGCAGCGCTGGATGCAGAAAACAGCCTGGATAACCCCGCTGTTGTTCTGCCTCAGTCAACTTACCAAACCATGCAGGGAAACAAGTTACAGCTAACAGTGAAACCCAACTCATTCAACGTGGTCGTCATCGATTACAGCAATTGA
- a CDS encoding mannose-1-phosphate guanylyltransferase, protein MRNKHNYCVIMSGGVGSRFWPFSKEDKPKQFLDFFGTGRSLLQSTYDRFKKIVPPENIYIVTNEAYAAMTQQQLPELSENQLLLEPLRRNTAPAIAFASYRIHAVDPDANIIVAPSDHLILREDLFASDMRNGLAFVEKNPVLLTLGIKPSRPETGYGYIQVDGSNSEGIGKVKAFTEKPDLELAKKFLESGEFMWNSGIFLWNVNSILDAFRSYLPDVVQKFDEGKESFNTPREKQFVDETFPFCRNISIDYGILEKADNVYVNISDFGWSDLGTWGALHEISDRDENNNASLNCKALFIESNDNVVAMSDDKLVVIQGLDDFIVAESDNVLLVCKKSEEQRIKQFVTDVKFRYGDEYV, encoded by the coding sequence ATGAGAAACAAACATAATTATTGTGTAATCATGAGCGGCGGTGTAGGCAGTCGTTTCTGGCCATTCAGCAAAGAAGATAAACCGAAACAGTTCCTCGATTTTTTTGGCACAGGACGATCACTGTTGCAAAGTACTTACGACCGGTTCAAGAAGATCGTTCCACCGGAGAATATCTACATTGTCACCAACGAAGCCTATGCCGCGATGACACAGCAACAGCTGCCAGAGTTAAGTGAAAACCAGTTGCTGCTGGAGCCGTTGCGTCGCAATACGGCCCCGGCCATAGCGTTCGCTTCCTACCGCATTCATGCGGTTGACCCGGATGCAAACATCATTGTGGCCCCTTCCGATCACCTAATCCTGCGGGAAGACCTCTTCGCATCGGATATGCGTAACGGACTGGCATTCGTGGAAAAGAATCCGGTACTCCTCACGCTTGGCATTAAACCCAGCCGCCCCGAGACAGGCTACGGATATATCCAGGTTGATGGGAGCAACAGCGAAGGGATCGGGAAGGTGAAAGCATTCACGGAAAAACCTGACCTTGAACTGGCGAAAAAGTTTCTGGAGAGTGGCGAGTTCATGTGGAACTCCGGCATCTTTCTCTGGAATGTGAACAGCATCCTGGATGCCTTCAGAAGCTATCTCCCCGATGTGGTTCAGAAGTTTGATGAGGGCAAGGAGTCCTTTAACACCCCTCGTGAGAAACAATTCGTGGATGAGACATTTCCTTTCTGTCGCAATATTTCCATCGATTATGGAATCCTTGAAAAAGCAGACAATGTCTACGTCAATATTTCGGATTTCGGATGGAGTGACCTGGGCACCTGGGGGGCCCTTCATGAGATTTCCGACCGTGATGAGAACAACAATGCCAGTCTCAATTGCAAAGCCCTCTTTATTGAAAGCAATGACAACGTGGTGGCAATGAGTGATGACAAGCTCGTGGTGATACAGGGCCTGGATGATTTTATTGTAGCGGAATCGGACAACGTGCTACTTGTATGCAAAAAGAGCGAGGAGCAGCGAATCAAACAATTCGTGACCGATGTCAAGTTCCGATACGGTGACGAATATGTGTAA
- a CDS encoding PriCT-2 domain-containing protein → MQKSRISFFSYYGSEPRDTNLWWCLMNDRYRAKVEAIRTMSDADMRSKKKKQLPGFTPSGLFSERKAKGLIQHSGYICLDVDAKDNLHISDWQRFIHDVGSKYPFIAYAGLSVSGKGAFLIVPIKHTERHTQHFDALVADLNPDVIVDRSGRDVSRYRFMSYNENPFIKEDADTYDKLIEPIRAERKDYAGTDRGIQLLYDAIMASGKNITERYSDWLSLACSLRDVPNGRQMFHDLSSMDSRYNREQCDEQFDAILRGKGYSIATFFWLAKNYGITIGR, encoded by the coding sequence ATGCAAAAATCGAGAATAAGTTTTTTCAGCTACTACGGTAGCGAGCCGAGAGATACCAACCTATGGTGGTGCCTGATGAATGACAGGTATCGGGCAAAGGTCGAAGCAATAAGGACAATGAGCGATGCCGATATGCGCTCGAAGAAAAAGAAACAACTACCTGGCTTCACCCCTTCGGGCTTGTTTAGCGAGCGTAAAGCCAAAGGGCTGATTCAGCATAGCGGATATATATGCCTTGATGTCGATGCCAAAGATAACCTACATATCTCCGATTGGCAAAGATTCATTCACGATGTCGGAAGCAAATATCCCTTCATTGCCTATGCGGGATTAAGTGTTTCGGGCAAGGGTGCTTTCCTCATAGTGCCGATAAAACACACCGAGCGACACACCCAACACTTTGATGCCCTTGTCGCTGATTTAAACCCTGATGTTATTGTTGACCGAAGCGGGCGGGATGTGAGCCGTTACAGGTTTATGTCGTATAACGAAAACCCATTTATCAAAGAGGATGCCGACACCTACGACAAGTTAATCGAGCCGATTAGAGCAGAGCGAAAGGACTATGCAGGCACAGACAGAGGGATTCAATTACTCTATGATGCTATAATGGCGAGCGGTAAGAACATTACCGAGCGGTACAGCGATTGGCTTTCGCTTGCCTGTTCCCTTCGGGATGTTCCCAATGGCAGGCAGATGTTTCACGACCTTTCTTCAATGGATTCACGATATAACAGAGAGCAATGCGATGAGCAATTTGATGCTATTTTGAGAGGAAAGGGCTATTCGATTGCTACGTTTTTTTGGTTGGCTAAAAATTACGGTATAACGATTGGGAGGTAA
- a CDS encoding helix-turn-helix domain-containing protein, with product MEYNDLANKEVLTVDEACIITGMSKITIYNLIKAGKIPANKPSGKMIFIEKQALINWLLGK from the coding sequence ATGGAATACAATGATTTAGCGAACAAAGAGGTTCTAACGGTCGATGAAGCGTGCATCATCACAGGTATGTCAAAGATAACGATTTACAACCTGATTAAAGCGGGTAAGATTCCCGCTAACAAGCCGAGCGGAAAAATGATATTCATAGAAAAACAGGCTTTAATTAACTGGCTTTTAGGTAAATAA
- a CDS encoding helix-turn-helix domain-containing protein gives MDELMERLERIEKGVMLQKNVLTFEEAVMFTGLAKSYLYKLTASGKIPYYKPSGKLIYFDRSELERWMLRNPIKTADEIEQQAVNYCHANKVS, from the coding sequence ATGGATGAACTGATGGAGCGGCTGGAGAGGATCGAAAAAGGGGTGATGTTGCAAAAGAACGTGCTTACATTTGAGGAAGCTGTTATGTTCACGGGATTGGCTAAAAGCTACCTTTATAAACTTACAGCAAGCGGTAAGATACCTTACTACAAACCCAGCGGGAAGCTGATTTATTTCGACCGGTCGGAGCTTGAACGGTGGATGCTAAGAAACCCCATTAAGACGGCAGACGAAATAGAGCAACAAGCCGTTAACTACTGCCACGCTAATAAAGTGAGCTAA
- a CDS encoding site-specific integrase: protein MKTRRGLKKNNVVLRERELANGNISLFLDTYRGGAHTYEFLKLYLVKARTPLERQANKETRELAEQIRTERERELNHTQHGMVSPTKRKVAFFTFADNYISNYQKKDIRMVQGAIKRFKNFLTEEQPKLNQKTLRTDQITSLMMTDFVQYLKGRSVGEGAHGYYQRFKKVLRRAVAEGLINRMPTEGVIFKTDEGARKDILTNDEITQIARTECQSDEVKRAFLFSCVTGLRFCDVNDLKFSDIDFGAERMTIDQQKTGKLVTIDLNRTALKLIGEQRSPEENVFYLPSHTACNKTLKALVKRAGISKHITWHCARHSFAVNLLTLKGDNKPDIKTLSATLGHTSLKHTEKYTRIADDLKKKAINSLPDYL, encoded by the coding sequence ATGAAAACAAGAAGAGGTTTAAAAAAGAACAACGTGGTATTAAGGGAGCGGGAGCTTGCTAACGGCAATATAAGCCTGTTTCTGGACACTTATAGAGGTGGGGCGCACACCTATGAGTTTTTGAAATTGTACCTTGTAAAAGCCCGCACACCGTTGGAACGGCAGGCAAACAAGGAAACAAGGGAACTGGCTGAACAGATAAGGACGGAGCGGGAGAGAGAACTCAATCACACACAACACGGCATGGTTTCACCGACAAAGAGGAAGGTTGCCTTTTTTACTTTTGCTGATAACTACATTTCTAATTACCAAAAGAAAGATATTCGGATGGTGCAGGGTGCAATAAAAAGGTTTAAGAATTTTCTGACCGAAGAACAACCGAAGCTAAACCAAAAGACATTAAGAACTGACCAGATAACAAGCCTGATGATGACTGATTTCGTACAGTATTTGAAAGGTAGGAGCGTGGGAGAGGGCGCACACGGGTATTACCAAAGGTTTAAAAAGGTGCTTCGGAGGGCTGTTGCCGAAGGGCTGATAAACAGGATGCCAACGGAGGGGGTGATATTCAAAACAGACGAGGGGGCAAGAAAGGACATACTAACGAATGATGAAATAACACAGATAGCACGCACCGAGTGCCAAAGCGATGAAGTAAAGCGAGCTTTTCTCTTTTCGTGTGTTACTGGATTGCGTTTCTGTGACGTTAATGATTTAAAGTTTAGCGATATTGATTTCGGGGCAGAGCGGATGACCATAGACCAGCAAAAGACGGGCAAGCTTGTAACCATTGACCTGAACAGAACAGCATTAAAACTTATCGGTGAGCAGAGAAGCCCAGAGGAGAATGTTTTTTATCTACCAAGCCACACCGCGTGCAATAAGACGTTAAAAGCATTGGTGAAGCGTGCAGGGATTAGCAAGCATATAACGTGGCATTGCGCACGCCACAGTTTCGCCGTTAACCTGTTGACGTTAAAGGGGGATAACAAGCCTGATATAAAAACATTATCCGCAACACTCGGGCATACAAGCCTGAAACATACGGAGAAGTACACACGTATAGCTGATGACCTAAAAAAGAAAGCAATAAATTCCCTTCCTGACTATCTTTAG